The Methanocella sp. DNA window CTTCATGGCCTGCACGATGTTCCTGATGCCCACGAGGTAGGCGGCACGGTACATGTCCACTTTATACTCTTTCGATGCGTCGTTAACGTTATGGAACGCCTTCTTCATGACGTCCCTCAGGCTGGCCATGACCTTTGCCCCACTCCAGCCATAGCCTTCCCGGTCCTGGGCCCACTCGAAATAGCTCACGACCACGCCGCCGCCGTTCGCCAGGACGTCGGGCACGACGATGATGTCACGGCCCTGGAGGATCTCGCTCGCCTTCATGTCCACGGGGCCGTTGGCCAGGGAAAGCACGGTGTGCGCATGGATCTTATCGGCGTTGGAGGCGTTGATGACGTCCTCCCTGGCGGCGGGCGCCAGCACGTCCACGTCCATCTCCAGAAGCTCCTCGTTGGTAATATCCCGTGCCTTATCGAAGCCCTGGACTGAGCCGGTCTCTTCCTTATGGTAAGCCAGGGCCGGTATATTCAGGCCCTTCTCGTTATAGACGCCGCCCGTAGAATCGCTCACGGCGACGACTTTCCTGCCTTTCTCGTACAGGATCTGCGCGATGCTGCCGCCGACGTTGCCGAAGCCCTGGATGGCGAAGGTGGAGCAGTCGCAGTGGTAGATGTGCTTCACTTCCTCCATGACGAAGATGCCGCCCCAGGCGACCGCCGTGGTCCGGCCCCTGATGCCGCCGAGCTCGACGGGCT harbors:
- a CDS encoding Glu/Leu/Phe/Val dehydrogenase, with product MKDGFLKGTIDIIDNSCSMLGVEDNYRTILSYPKRKLIVNYPVRMDDGGIKMITALRAQHNDALGPYKGGIRIAPNVTEEEVTALSMLMSIKCALLGLPYGGSKGGIIADHRALSKKELEHVCRGYIRAIYPVIGPTLDVPAPDMNVSPEAIGWMLDEYERMVGHHQLDIITGKPVELGGIRGRTTAVAWGGIFVMEEVKHIYHCDCSTFAIQGFGNVGGSIAQILYEKGRKVVAVSDSTGGVYNEKGLNIPALAYHKEETGSVQGFDKARDITNEELLEMDVDVLAPAAREDVINASNADKIHAHTVLSLANGPVDMKASEILQGRDIIVVPDVLANGGGVVVSYFEWAQDREGYGWSGAKVMASLRDVMKKAFHNVNDASKEYKVDMYRAAYLVGIRNIVQAMKARSV